The genome window GAATTTCGACAGAGACAATAGGGCCCTGTCTGCTCTGGCATGGGGGGCGGTGGCTGACTCAACTCTGCCTCACCAGGCCCTAACAAATGTCATCAAGAAATGGGGTCAGTTTTCCCCTTGGTGCCCTggctgccccctgcccctctatGATGacttgcctttctttctttccccagctgATCTTGCCTCTTCTCCCATGACCTGACCCTGCTTTATTCTCTGccagctctgtctctctccctgccccccatttCTCCCCCGTCTGTGATGGGTTGAAGGAGGGAGGCAAGAGCCAAGGGTACTACTGGTGGTGGTATAGAGCTAGGAGTCTCTGCTGATCTGGGGGGTTTCCAGAAATAAGGGGCCTCAGAAGGTTGGGCAGATACTTCTAGGGGGCCTGTTGCCAGAGTGGGGGTGAAGGTAGTGGGACTTGGAGCCCCCTGAGCTGACCAAACTGGAGCTACAGAGGAGGCGTGTGGGAGGGGGCAGAATGGGAGGACTCTGTCtggcccagcccctcctctcccttGCAGCGCCCAGCCTGCCCACCAGtctgagctgctgctgctgacacTGGTTGGCCTGAAGTctctgggagagagaaaaaggcaggtggggagggaatgTCAATGGGGAAAGAGTGGGGGTCTCTCAGAGCCTTAGAGTGAGTGCGAGTTGGGGGGTGTAATCTGAGTGAGGGGTGTATGTGATGGTGTGAGCATGGTAAGAATGTGTTTTAAGGTGTGGACTTTCTAGTTGTGTGGCTTCAAGCAAGGAGGGAGGGGTACAGTGGTGAATACTTGAGGTTTTGAAGGTAGGAAGGTTAAGGTAGAAAAGGGCATGTTACAGACAAGAGGGTCGTGAGGGGAGGGCTAACTGTGTGTAGAGGGGAGGTGGAGGGCGTGTGTCCGGGTGTGAGCTTGTCTGCTGCTGCGTGGACCACGGTATGCTAAAGAGAGGGGCGGCGTTAGTTAGATGTACACACAGGCGCTGACAATCCTGGTGACTAGTGCACGTTTGTATGAGTGAATGTCCTGTCACCCTTAGAGGGCACCAACGGATTGCGCATGGTGAGCTGGAGAAGTTAATAGAGGGAAAGGGCCTTCATTAACCCCTTCTTGTCTGCAGCCAGCAGTCGAGTCAGAATCATGGGGCCCAGGGCTGAGCTGTGCACTCTCTTAGGCGGAGtctcattcctcctcctcctgatgCCAGGCGAAGGTTCCAGGGGTGGATCCCTCAAAGAGAGGTGACAACAgaaggggtggggccagggggAGGTCTTCTGGAAACCTGCTGGGGTGGGGTTTCACAGGTGGCAAAACAAAGTTTAGAATGGGGTTGAAGCTGTCACCTGGAGCGAGGGCGGGGCCTCAGTATACCTAGAGGCACCTGGGACTCCAggctccccagggcctggcccactCAATGTCTCCCACCTTCTCCCACATGGGTGCAGTCAAGGGGTCTGCTCCAAACAGACTCTGGTGGTCCCGCTGCGTTACAACGAGTCCTACAGCCAACCGGTGTATAAGCCCTACCTGACCCTGTGTGCTGGAAGGCGCATCTGCAGCACCTACAGGTGAGGGTTGCGGAGCCTGGATTTGGGGTCTTTCAAGAGGAACCCCAGGAACCCAGACCAGGATCCAGagccctgtgctgtgctgtgttcCAGGACCACTTACCGCGTGGCATGGCGGGAGGTTAGGAAGGAGGTGCGGCAGACCCACGCTGTGTGCTGCCAGGGCTGGAAGAAGAGGCATCCAGGGGCACTCACCTGTGATGAAGGTGAGGCTGGCTCTTCCCAGGCCCCTTGGTTGGCGCGCCCACGGGTCTGGGGAGCCTGCGGCGGCCCAGTTCCGAACAGCCCTTCCTGCGCCCACAGCCATCTGCACCAAACCCTGCCTGAACGGAGGCGTCTGCGTTCGCCCGGACCAGTGCAAGTGCGCCCCCGGCTGGGGTGGGAAGCACTGTCACGTGGGTGAGTCGGCTCGCCCTCCCCAGCGGTGGCGCTGGGCCCTCCTTGCCCACCCAGgcgcccgcccccgccccactccctcagttctctcctttttcctgtaACTAGACGCGGATGAATGTAGGACTGGCGTCACCCTCTGTTCGCACCGTTGCCTCAACACGGCAGGCAGCTTCACCTGTGGCTGTCCCCACGGCCTGGTGCTGGGCCTGGACGGGCGCACCTGCACAGA of Rhinolophus sinicus isolate RSC01 linkage group LG05, ASM3656204v1, whole genome shotgun sequence contains these proteins:
- the EGFL8 gene encoding epidermal growth factor-like protein 8 isoform X1, producing MGPRAELCTLLGGVSFLLLLMPGEGSRGGSLKESQGVCSKQTLVVPLRYNESYSQPVYKPYLTLCAGRRICSTYRTTYRVAWREVRKEVRQTHAVCCQGWKKRHPGALTCDEAICTKPCLNGGVCVRPDQCKCAPGWGGKHCHVDADECRTGVTLCSHRCLNTAGSFTCGCPHGLVLGLDGRTCTEGSPEPPTSASILSVAVREAEQGERTLRREIRELHGRLERLEQWAGQAGAWVRAVLPVPPEELQPEQVAELWDRGDRIESLSDQVLLLEERLGACSCEDNSLGPGLNGRR
- the EGFL8 gene encoding epidermal growth factor-like protein 8 isoform X2 is translated as MPGEGSRGGSLKESQGVCSKQTLVVPLRYNESYSQPVYKPYLTLCAGRRICSTYRTTYRVAWREVRKEVRQTHAVCCQGWKKRHPGALTCDEAICTKPCLNGGVCVRPDQCKCAPGWGGKHCHVDADECRTGVTLCSHRCLNTAGSFTCGCPHGLVLGLDGRTCTEGSPEPPTSASILSVAVREAEQGERTLRREIRELHGRLERLEQWAGQAGAWVRAVLPVPPEELQPEQVAELWDRGDRIESLSDQVLLLEERLGACSCEDNSLGPGLNGRR